The genomic region aaaaaaaaaaatctcagcaaaatacttcaaaaaaaccccaacccaattGGACAACTCTTCTTGGACATCTGACTAAGTATCACTTTGCAAACTTAGAAAAGGCTTGAATTACAATGTCTCTGTTTAAGTAGtcctttcaaaattatttagctCTATAACCCGATCCGTAAAATATGACAAATGCCGTACCCATTAAACCAATAAGACCATTAAACCATTAGAGTTAAAAAGTCAGCACAGGGAAGAGTAAGCCCTTTGAAAACTtgatttaaaaagtgatttaaagCAATGGGCGTTGGTCCAGTAGACTCAGAAGACACCGCTCTGGGCAGGCTAAGCTGCTTCTAGAGCCATAAGGATGTCCGAAGCTATTTTAtgctctcctctcttcctgataacaggaagaaaaagtttcGATCCTTCCTTAGGTGTACGAACCATCTTAAAGCCCGAAAAGGGCTGCATTCTGTGTCCTGATATTTTTGGCAGCAGGGGGATACCCGAGAGTTATTAAGAAACCCAACTGCAGCTTCCGAGGAACTGTTAAATAGCATGAGGAGCCGGTAATTGCAGGAACAGCGGTGCTAAATCGCTAATAAAAAGCCCGCTCTTGACTCCCTCAACGCCAAAACCGAGGGCACCCAGGAAGCAGCGCTCCAGACGCCCACCGCAACCTGTTAAATCGCCCCATTTCTCCCTGCGCCCCGGCGCAGACACGGGGACCCGCGGCCGCCTCACCCCACCGAACCgcgcccgccgccccgccggGGCACCGGAACCCGGGCCCCCGCAGCACCGCCCCGCCGGGGCTGCCCTCTGCCCGATCCCCGCTGACTCCTCTCCGCCTCACTCACCGCCACGGGGGATCCGGGTCCGCGGGATCGGTGCTGCGGCGGCGCGGCTCCGTGCCTGCCGCGGTGCGGCTGTCAGCAGCGGGCGGCCCCGCTCccctccgctccgctccgccgcACGCcgccagccccctcctccccgcaGCCGGCACGGCCCCCCAAGCCCCTCGGGCGCTGACAGCGGCGTTGGCGCTGCCGCGACGTCCCGCCCCCCAGCCGCCCCGGCGAGGGAGAGGATGCGGCGGCCCCGGTGCCCCTCCGCCCCTCCTCTCGCTCCGCTCCGCACCCGGGCGAGCGCCGGTGCAGGGAGCGCGGCCGCGCCGGGCCCGGCAGTGCCGCAGCCACGGTGGCAGCGGGCGGCGCCGCTGCGGCAGGGTCCCGGCGCCCCTGACTGTCCCGCCCCCGGAGCCCGCCCGCAAGGACCAGAAACGTGCCCGTTCTTTCCGTGGGTTACTTTATTACCCCCACCCCCGCTTCCCGAAAAATGGTGGTCTGAGAGCCACGGGGGCTTAGGCAGCCAGGGGAGGTGAAGGAGAGAGGGAGCGTCATTGCATCCCACCGGTCACACTTCAGCATTAAGTAAattagctgtaaaaaaaaaataaattacaaatatgGGAAATACAGGGTCAAATTTACAAGCGTGTTACCCCAAAGCTACAACACAAGGTTGGCACTAGCAGACAGCTCAGTCGGGAAGATTTAGGAAAACCCTCATGcttgggaggggaggaggtcTATGCCCACTTTGCTCACATGGGAGGAGGTATCACAAGGCCTTGCCAGTCTCCGGGGTGCATACACAGTCGGTATTGTCACTGTGTCGGGAAAAATGTCTCTGTGCAGCCTGACAGAGTTGTTGACATTGCACTTCAGCCGTTTTATGTGGGATGTGGTCCCTAGTGCCAGTGTGCTGGTAGTGCTGACATCCCAGGAAAACGTTTAGAGGATGCTCTTAGCATTGCATTATGACTGTGTCTTACTGCAATACTAGTTCTGCTCAGTGCTGAAGATAGATGAAACCAATTTAAAGTTGCTAGACACATCCTCAGTGTATTGTGAAAGGTCAGGTAACTCCTAACAAGAGTAACCATTAGATTAAAACTTTTGAATTTCTTCTGTACTgtagttttatatatttttgtaaataaactGTAAATTTTTGTAAATAACTGTATTGAAGATACCGGACATCAACTCATTATCCTCTTCAGTGAAGTAAGTAACCTATGAGACCCCCAATTTTAGCTAGGAAGATGAAACAAACAATATTTAACATTGTCTCAAGCTTCCTTTACagtaaacagaaattttaaatactcagacaaaaaaatcatcGCGTGCAATGAGACAGGACAGAAACACAGCCTGCAGTGCTACCTGTTCACACAACAGCTTTGTGTGCACTGCCACACTTGCAGAAATCATTCTCCTTCTGTTCAGCAAATGAGAATCTACATAGGAGGCAGCACCTGCCACAGAAGATACCACACTCCTCATGCACCTACAcaccacaaatattttcttcagctcagAGGGAAAACCATGCTGCAACcacagtgtttttttcagatagTAAATCAGTGAGCAAGGTTTTTAAGCCACTAAGTCAATCAAATGGAAATCATCTACTTTTGTATTAAAGTAACCTAAAGCATAGGCACACAATCTACCTCCTCTAAATTGCTTTCTTAGAGAAAACtaatatttttccaaaaagtATAGTAATTCACTCATAGATAAAAAGCTGGACCACTcctattcctttttatttttttttttttagataaagcAATCAAGATTTAATTGATGAAGTACATACTGGAGTAGCAATAATTAAGCAAATAATCTAAATAGACAAGACTAATCAAGCCCACTCAGTAAAAACCAGGAATTGCCAGTAACAAAGAATATAAACAAACTTTTATTTAGGCAACTGTTAGCACCTGAACAAGCTAGCAGTAAAACCAGTAAGTTGAACCTAAAAAGCAGGTTGAATCAGAACAATGACTCATCCTGAAATGCTAGTTTCAACACTTGTGAATGAAACTATTTTACCAGCACTCCTACTATAAAATAGAGCCTATGTAAAGGCTACTCTTTTACACTTGGTGTCCAGCAGAGAGCTCTGACTACTGAACTGACTGTATGTATATGGTACTGCAGTATCAATCTCTGTAGGCATTTTACACTCAAATGGGAGGAATCAGCTTTCTGCATATTAGTCTTTCACTGGAAAGTTCTCTTACAAGACTCAGCTGCCTCAGACAACTGTCTGGTACAGGAACACACAGTGAGTTACAGGATGTTCCAAAATAATGACGTTGTACTAAGAGAcaggtttctctgcttttctatGCCAAAGCAAAAGTGCTAGTTTTGTCAGTGAAAAAGCTACAGGTCCAAACTAAAAAGACTTGGGTAATCCCTCTGttcaaaagcaaagtaaaaaggAAGTGGAATTCCTTATAAAATCCTGTGTATTCAGGGCTGAAAGATAATTCTGGAGATCGGAAAGAATTTTTACAGCTTCCTCTAAGAAAGCTCTCTAATACCCCATGCTATCTATATAGGGCAAGTGCTTGGGCTGCTTGATCCACAAAAGTGTGGGTTCCTTAACACTCATGTAACTTCATAGTTGTATTGTAGCTGAGGCTGGAAGT from Heliangelus exortis chromosome 1, bHelExo1.hap1, whole genome shotgun sequence harbors:
- the LOC139794698 gene encoding basic salivary proline-rich protein 2-like, encoding MGVGPVDSEDTALGAGNCRNSGAKSLIKSPLLTPSTPKPRAPRKQRSRRPPQPVKSPHFSLRPGADTGTRGRLTPPNRARRPAGAPEPGPPQHRPAGAALCPIPADSSPPHSPPRGIRVRGIGAAAARLRACRGAAVSSGRPRSPPLRSAARRQPPPPRSRHGPPSPSGADSGVGAAATSRPPAAPARERMRRPRCPSAPPLAPLRTRASAGAGSAAAPGPAVPQPRWQRAAPLRQGPGAPDCPAPGARPQGPETCPFFPGVGVRKSSRK